In one Pantoea vagans genomic region, the following are encoded:
- a CDS encoding NirD/YgiW/YdeI family stress tolerance protein, protein MKKSLWMLVVLLYAGSAYARQNVTVAEAKRMHDNNNVSLTGTISGRADDDHYWLRDSTGRIRVDIDDDGDDDDDYLIGKKLRITGDVDRDDGQTEINVNHVYILN, encoded by the coding sequence ATGAAAAAATCATTATGGATGCTGGTAGTACTGCTTTATGCAGGTTCAGCTTACGCTCGTCAAAATGTCACTGTCGCCGAAGCAAAAAGAATGCATGACAATAATAATGTATCTCTGACGGGAACGATCAGCGGACGAGCAGATGACGATCATTACTGGTTACGGGATTCAACTGGCAGAATTCGTGTTGACATTGATGATGATGGAGACGATGACGATGATTATTTGATTGGCAAGAAATTACGCATTACCGGTGATGTTGATCGCGATGATGGCCAGACTGAGATCAATGTCAATCATGTCTATATTCTTAACTGA